TCCGTGGTACTCCATGGCAACCTGGATGTTGACTCAAATGCAGCGCTGGGGCTATGTCAAAGGTGATGTGAATTACAAAGACATCTCTGAAAAAGTGTTTCTCCTTACCGATGCCAAAAAATATATGGGTGAGACTGGTATTGCTGTGCCTCCATTAGCTAAGGTTGGATACAAAAAAGACAAGATTATGGGTAAAGAGTTTGACCCTAGTCAGCCAGCAGCCTATTTGAAATCTTTTCAAACTAGTAAAGCGTGAATTTAAGGTAAATGAATGAAAACGTTATCAATTAAGGTAAAAGGCGCAATTCTTTCTGTTGCAATCCTTCTGATGTGCTTGCTTGTATGGCACGTTTCGACAACGCAAAAGGTGTCACCCCCGCCCGGATTTTCTGCAAACTCAAGTGAGTACAACAGCTTAATGGGTCAAGGCGGAGGAGCATCAGTTCAAAAAACAGGATTTCCAACCTTAACGCAGATGGGGCAAACCATTTATAAGCAACTGTCACATCCTTTTTATGACAATGGTCCTAACGATAAAGGAATTGGTATTCAACTGGCTTATTCCTTAGTTCGTGTTGGTTTGGGTTTTTTATTGGCAATGATTGTGGCAATCCCATTTGGATTTTGGATTGGAATGTCGCCTTTAGCGTACGAGGCATTTAATCCTTTCATTCAAATACTAAAACCAATTTCTCCCTTAGCGTGGATGCCGATTGCTCTATACACTATTAAAGACTCTTCAATTTCTGGAATATTTGTGATCTTTATTTGTTCTGTATGGCCAATGCTTTTAAATACTGCATTTGGAGTAGCTAGTGTCCGTAAGGAATTATTAAATGTCACCAAAACATTAGAAGTTTCTCCCCTGCGAAAGGCATTCTTGGTAATTCTTCCTGCTGCTGCACCAACAATTTTGACAGGTATGCGTATTTCTATGGGTATTGCATGGCTGGTGATCGTTGCTGCTGAGATGCTTGTTGGCGGAACGGGTATCGGATATTTTCTATGGAACGAGTGGAACAACTTATCGCTCTCCAGTGTGATTTTTGCGATTCTTTTAATTGGTATTGTTGGAATGTTATTAGATACCGCATTTGCTAAGTTACAAAAGGCGGTTGCGTATGCAGAATGAAAATATTTTTCTCAAAGTTTCAAATCTTAGTAAGTCATATAAAGCTGATGCACCGCCAGTATTTGAGGGTATCGATTTTGAAATCGAAAGAGGGGAGTTCGTTTGTATTATTGGACACTCTGGATGTGGAAAAACCACTATTCTGAATGTGCTCGCAGGTCTTGAGGAGTCAACTGGCGGTGATGCAATTATGCTTGGTAAACATATTCAGGGGCCCGGTCTTGAGAGAGGAGTTGTTTTTCAAGGACATGCATTGATGCCTTGGATGACAGTATTGCAAAACGTTGCCTTTGCTGTGAAGTCAAAGTATCCCGATTGGTCAAAAGAGCAGATTAACGAGCATTCCAAAAAGTATTTGGAGATGGTTGGTTTGGTAAATGCTGAATCAAAAAAACCATCAGAATTATCTGGAGGTATGAAGCAAAGAGTTGGTATTGCTAGAGCCTTTGCAATTGAGCCTAAAATGCTACTGCTTGATGAGCCCTTTGGTGCTTTAGATGCGCTAACTCGTGGAGTGATTCAGGATGAGCTCCTCAAAATCTGCAAAGAAACCAATCAAACTGTCTTTATGATCACCCATGATGTTGATGAGGCAATCTTACTTTCAGACAAAATCATGTTGATGAGCAATGGTCCTAATGCACGCATCGCTGAAATTGTAGTTAATACCCTGCCTAAAGGTCGCCAAAGAGCAAGCTTGCATCATGACCCAATGTACTATCCAATGCGCAATCACTTAGTTGATTTCTTAGTCAATCGATCAAAGGATTTGCAAATAAAGGGTGCAAAGGGTGAGTTGGATGGTTACAAGCCAGTCATAGTCCTTCCAGGTATTGATGCAGCTGTAGCTTAATAAATTAAATCAGGAGAAGAAGATGGATCGTTCAGTAGTTACACAGAAAATTATCGAAGCCAAAGTTCGCAAAGGCATGAAGTGGAGTGATATTGCCAAAGCCATTGGCGAGTCTAAGGAGTGGGTTACTGCAGGCTGC
Above is a genomic segment from Polynucleobacter wuianus containing:
- the ntrB gene encoding nitrate ABC transporter permease; the protein is MKTLSIKVKGAILSVAILLMCLLVWHVSTTQKVSPPPGFSANSSEYNSLMGQGGGASVQKTGFPTLTQMGQTIYKQLSHPFYDNGPNDKGIGIQLAYSLVRVGLGFLLAMIVAIPFGFWIGMSPLAYEAFNPFIQILKPISPLAWMPIALYTIKDSSISGIFVIFICSVWPMLLNTAFGVASVRKELLNVTKTLEVSPLRKAFLVILPAAAPTILTGMRISMGIAWLVIVAAEMLVGGTGIGYFLWNEWNNLSLSSVIFAILLIGIVGMLLDTAFAKLQKAVAYAE
- a CDS encoding ABC transporter ATP-binding protein encodes the protein MQNENIFLKVSNLSKSYKADAPPVFEGIDFEIERGEFVCIIGHSGCGKTTILNVLAGLEESTGGDAIMLGKHIQGPGLERGVVFQGHALMPWMTVLQNVAFAVKSKYPDWSKEQINEHSKKYLEMVGLVNAESKKPSELSGGMKQRVGIARAFAIEPKMLLLDEPFGALDALTRGVIQDELLKICKETNQTVFMITHDVDEAILLSDKIMLMSNGPNARIAEIVVNTLPKGRQRASLHHDPMYYPMRNHLVDFLVNRSKDLQIKGAKGELDGYKPVIVLPGIDAAVA